A stretch of the Sulfurimonas sp. HSL-1656 genome encodes the following:
- the def gene encoding peptide deformylase yields MQLPIVTYPDKRLKQVSKPVEHFDEALHTFLDDMYETMIASNGIGLAAIQVANPVQVLVINIPDEQGEQDKAQLLEIINPQIVLSDGKTFYQEGCLSVPGFYEDVERFETVTVSYQDRHGNEQVLEADGLLSVAVQHEMDHLAGKLFIEKLTYTRRKKFEKEYKRIQKEKKGS; encoded by the coding sequence ATGCAGCTTCCGATCGTCACCTACCCCGATAAACGTCTCAAACAGGTCTCCAAACCTGTTGAGCACTTCGACGAAGCCCTGCATACCTTCCTGGATGACATGTACGAAACGATGATCGCTTCCAACGGCATCGGCCTGGCGGCCATCCAGGTGGCCAACCCGGTCCAGGTCCTGGTCATCAACATCCCCGACGAGCAGGGCGAACAGGACAAAGCGCAGCTGCTGGAGATCATCAACCCGCAGATCGTCCTCAGTGACGGCAAGACCTTCTACCAGGAGGGGTGCCTCAGCGTCCCGGGCTTCTACGAAGACGTCGAGCGCTTCGAGACGGTCACCGTCAGCTACCAAGACCGCCACGGCAACGAACAGGTGCTCGAGGCCGACGGCCTGCTCAGCGTCGCCGTCCAGCACGAGATGGACCACCTCGCCGGCAAGCTCTTCATCGAAAAACTCACCTACACCCGCCGCAAGAAGTTCGAAAAAGAGTACAAGCGGATCCAGAAAGAGAAGAAGGGCAGCTGA
- the clpP gene encoding ATP-dependent Clp endopeptidase proteolytic subunit ClpP, with product MSYIPYVIEKSARGERSYDIYSRLLKDRIIMLSGEVNDAVASTIVAQMLFLEAEDPDKDIYFYINSPGGVVTSGMAIFDTMNYIRPDVATICIGQAASMGSFLLSSGAQGKRFALPHARIMIHQPLGGAQGQATDIEIQANEILRMKKELNGILAKNTGQSLKKVEKDTDRDFFMSAEEAKTYGIIDEVLVKNAKK from the coding sequence ATGAGCTATATTCCGTATGTCATTGAAAAAAGTGCGCGCGGCGAACGCTCGTACGACATCTACTCCCGCCTTCTGAAGGACCGCATCATCATGCTCAGCGGCGAGGTCAATGACGCCGTCGCTTCGACCATCGTCGCACAGATGCTCTTCCTCGAAGCGGAGGATCCGGATAAAGACATCTACTTCTACATCAACTCCCCGGGCGGCGTCGTCACCTCCGGGATGGCGATCTTCGATACGATGAACTACATCCGTCCCGACGTCGCGACGATCTGTATCGGCCAGGCGGCCTCCATGGGCTCCTTCCTGCTCAGTTCCGGCGCCCAGGGCAAACGTTTCGCCCTGCCGCACGCGCGTATCATGATCCACCAGCCCCTCGGCGGCGCCCAGGGACAGGCGACCGATATCGAGATCCAGGCCAACGAGATCCTGCGCATGAAAAAGGAGCTCAACGGTATTCTCGCCAAGAACACCGGCCAGAGCCTCAAAAAGGTCGAGAAAGACACCGACCGCGACTTCTTCATGAGTGCCGAAGAAGCTAAAACCTACGGCATTATCGACGAAGTCCTCGTCAAAAACGCGAAGAAATAG
- a CDS encoding iron-sulfur cluster assembly scaffold protein — MAKNDLFGASLWDEYSNKVTTLMNNPQHQGEITEEEAAAHGNKLIVADFGAESCGDAVRLYWEVNPENDVIENSKFKSFGCGTAIASSDMMTQLCLGKTVDEAVKITNIDVEMALRDTPDVPAVPPQKMHCSVMAYDVIKKAAGLYKGVDAESFEEEIIVCECARVSLSTLKEVIKLNDLHTIEQVTDYTKAGGFCKSCIKPGGHEAREYYLVDILADVRREMDEAKMKAAAEAGLGGDFEAMTLVQKIKAIDAVVDDNIRQFLIMDGGNMEVIDVKDGEEYIDVYIRYLGACSGCASSSTGTLYAIEAALKEKLSDKIRVLPI, encoded by the coding sequence ATGGCAAAGAATGATCTGTTTGGCGCATCCCTGTGGGATGAGTACTCCAACAAGGTAACGACACTGATGAACAACCCCCAGCACCAGGGGGAGATCACGGAAGAGGAAGCGGCGGCACACGGCAACAAGCTGATCGTCGCGGACTTCGGCGCGGAGAGTTGCGGCGACGCCGTACGCCTCTACTGGGAAGTCAACCCGGAGAACGATGTTATCGAGAACTCCAAGTTCAAGAGCTTCGGCTGCGGTACCGCGATCGCCAGCTCCGATATGATGACACAGCTCTGTCTGGGCAAAACGGTCGACGAAGCGGTCAAGATCACCAACATCGACGTCGAAATGGCGCTGCGCGATACGCCGGACGTTCCGGCCGTTCCGCCGCAGAAGATGCACTGTTCGGTCATGGCCTACGACGTTATCAAGAAAGCGGCCGGCCTTTACAAGGGTGTTGACGCGGAGAGCTTCGAAGAGGAGATCATCGTCTGTGAATGTGCACGCGTCAGCCTCTCAACCCTCAAAGAGGTCATCAAGCTCAACGACCTGCACACGATCGAGCAGGTGACCGACTATACGAAAGCGGGCGGTTTCTGTAAGAGCTGTATCAAGCCGGGCGGCCACGAAGCGCGCGAGTACTACCTTGTCGATATCCTTGCCGACGTCCGCCGCGAGATGGACGAAGCGAAGATGAAAGCGGCGGCCGAAGCCGGTCTCGGCGGCGACTTCGAAGCGATGACGCTGGTCCAGAAGATCAAGGCGATCGACGCGGTCGTCGACGACAACATCCGCCAGTTCCTCATCATGGACGGCGGGAACATGGAAGTCATCGACGTCAAAGACGGTGAAGAGTACATTGACGTCTATATCCGCTACCTCGGTGCCTGCTCCGGCTGTGCGAGCTCCAGCACGGGCACGCTCTATGCCATCGAAGCGGCGCTCAAAGAGAAGCTCTCCGACAAGATCCGCGTTCTGCCGATCTGA
- a CDS encoding magnesium chelatase domain-containing protein, giving the protein MKQLKCATLEGIDALPVTVESTLTRGLPSFTVVGLASSSISEARERVKSALLANDFTFPPKRITINLSPSDIEKHGSQFDLAMALLIALDSAEEDFSEWYAFGELGLDGSIKENAMLYPLILSLANRGVLQKAVVPLEALDKLSNIPGITFIGAATLREAIAFFKAEPGAEVHPAEPKAIPFPAQTLGGVRYYYRKHYPDDFREIRGQEVAKRAALISANLI; this is encoded by the coding sequence ATGAAACAGCTCAAATGTGCCACCCTCGAAGGCATCGACGCACTTCCGGTCACTGTCGAGTCCACGCTGACACGCGGTCTTCCCTCCTTCACCGTCGTGGGGCTGGCCTCTTCATCCATTTCCGAGGCGCGGGAACGGGTCAAAAGCGCCCTGCTCGCAAACGACTTTACCTTCCCGCCGAAACGCATCACCATCAACCTCAGCCCCAGCGATATCGAGAAACATGGCAGCCAGTTCGACCTCGCCATGGCCCTCCTGATCGCCCTCGACAGTGCCGAAGAGGACTTTTCCGAGTGGTACGCGTTCGGAGAGCTTGGACTTGACGGGAGCATCAAGGAAAACGCCATGCTCTACCCGCTGATCCTCTCCCTGGCCAACCGGGGCGTGCTGCAAAAAGCCGTCGTTCCCCTGGAAGCACTCGACAAGCTCTCCAATATCCCCGGCATCACCTTTATCGGTGCGGCCACACTGCGCGAAGCCATCGCCTTTTTCAAAGCGGAACCCGGAGCCGAAGTACACCCGGCGGAGCCGAAAGCCATCCCCTTCCCCGCACAAACCCTTGGCGGGGTGCGTTACTACTACCGAAAGCATTATCCCGATGATTTCAGGGAGATACGCGGTCAGGAGGTCGCAAAGCGCGCCGCGCTCATCAGTGCGAATCTCATTTGA
- a CDS encoding NifS family cysteine desulfurase: MQVYMDNNATTMVDPTVVEAMLPFFSEQYGNPNSLHKFGTAPHPAISKAIDQVYTAINASDNDDIVFTSCATESNNWVLKSVWIDKILHGEKNHIITTEVEHPSVLSTCKFLEEQGVNVTYLPVNEQGVIDAQMLRSFITEKTALVSVMWANNETGMIFPIQEIGEICKEKGVLFHTDGVQAVGKIPVDVQAVHVDFMSMSAHKFHGPKGIGALYIRNGQALSPLLNGGEHMGGRRSGTLNVPYIVGMGKALEMATANIEEKMATISAKRDRLEDALLKLIPDTFTVGERDHRTPNTILISIRGVEGEGMLWDLNNAAIGASTGSACASEDLEANTVMLAIGADHELAHTGIRLSLSRYTTDEEVDYVIDHFKSAVERLRSISSSYAKVKPTPGGEATACEMH; this comes from the coding sequence ATGCAAGTATATATGGACAACAATGCGACGACCATGGTGGATCCGACGGTTGTCGAAGCAATGCTTCCATTTTTCAGCGAGCAGTACGGAAACCCGAACTCGCTGCATAAATTCGGTACGGCGCCCCACCCGGCGATCTCGAAAGCGATCGACCAGGTTTACACGGCGATCAATGCGTCGGACAATGACGATATCGTCTTTACGTCCTGCGCAACCGAATCGAACAACTGGGTACTGAAATCCGTCTGGATCGACAAGATCCTTCACGGGGAGAAGAACCATATTATTACAACAGAGGTGGAACACCCCTCCGTCCTGTCGACCTGTAAATTCCTGGAGGAGCAGGGTGTCAACGTGACCTACCTGCCGGTGAACGAGCAGGGCGTCATCGATGCGCAGATGCTGCGCAGCTTCATTACGGAGAAGACGGCGCTTGTCTCCGTCATGTGGGCGAACAACGAAACGGGAATGATTTTCCCGATCCAGGAGATCGGCGAGATCTGTAAAGAGAAGGGTGTGCTCTTCCATACCGACGGCGTCCAGGCGGTCGGCAAGATCCCGGTCGATGTCCAGGCGGTCCATGTCGACTTCATGTCGATGTCCGCACACAAGTTTCACGGCCCGAAAGGGATCGGGGCACTCTATATCCGTAACGGACAGGCCCTCTCCCCGCTGCTCAACGGCGGTGAGCACATGGGCGGCCGCCGTTCGGGCACCCTGAACGTCCCCTACATCGTCGGGATGGGCAAGGCGCTGGAAATGGCGACGGCGAATATCGAGGAGAAGATGGCCACCATCAGCGCGAAGCGCGACCGCCTCGAGGATGCGCTGCTCAAGCTGATCCCGGATACCTTTACAGTCGGTGAACGCGACCACCGCACGCCGAACACGATCCTCATCTCCATCCGCGGGGTGGAAGGCGAAGGGATGCTGTGGGACCTCAACAACGCGGCCATCGGTGCCTCCACCGGTTCGGCGTGTGCTTCCGAGGACCTCGAAGCCAACACGGTTATGCTCGCGATCGGCGCGGACCACGAACTGGCCCACACCGGTATCCGCCTGAGCCTGAGCCGCTATACGACGGACGAAGAGGTCGATTACGTGATCGATCACTTCAAATCGGCTGTCGAGCGCCTGCGCTCGATCTCCAGCTCATACGCCAAAGTCAAACCGACACCCGGCGGTGAAGCCACTGCGTGCGAAATGCACTGA
- a CDS encoding GNAT family N-acetyltransferase: MVYRIDREALGNLRILEQIYRDMGHDYYWSDDFSEAMYVALANAGFISVSFSYEGRQLLLGEIQKEYALLQFDAMHVSKKVAKLLRRANYRLAFNTAFDDVIRGIQAAHTECWMVGKYAALLRRLNARSGDPFKLMSVELFDEETGTLVAGEIGYITANNIYTSLSGFHSPEQRYNSWGTLQLVLLGRHLQNAGLRFWNMGHPHMKYKSDLGAVIVPRPVFLKLWYPRRFGSLAI, encoded by the coding sequence ATGGTTTACCGGATTGACCGTGAAGCCCTCGGGAATCTCCGTATTCTTGAGCAGATCTACCGCGACATGGGCCACGATTACTACTGGAGCGACGACTTCTCCGAGGCGATGTACGTCGCGCTGGCCAATGCCGGCTTTATCAGCGTATCGTTTTCGTACGAGGGCAGGCAGCTTCTGCTGGGGGAGATTCAGAAGGAATACGCGCTCTTGCAGTTCGATGCAATGCATGTCAGCAAGAAGGTGGCGAAGCTGCTGCGCAGAGCGAATTACCGGCTAGCTTTCAACACGGCTTTCGACGATGTCATCCGCGGGATACAGGCAGCGCATACGGAGTGCTGGATGGTCGGGAAGTATGCGGCGCTGCTGCGGCGGCTGAATGCCCGCAGCGGCGATCCCTTCAAACTTATGAGTGTAGAACTGTTCGACGAGGAGACGGGCACCCTCGTTGCCGGCGAGATCGGCTACATTACGGCCAACAACATCTATACCAGCCTCTCGGGGTTCCATAGCCCCGAGCAGCGCTACAACAGCTGGGGGACGCTGCAGCTGGTTCTGCTGGGCAGGCACCTGCAGAATGCCGGTCTGCGCTTTTGGAATATGGGACACCCCCATATGAAATACAAGAGTGACCTGGGCGCCGTGATTGTTCCGCGCCCTGTGTTTTTGAAGCTCTGGTATCCGCGCCGGTTCGGTTCACTCGCCATCTAG
- the tig gene encoding trigger factor, with translation MEMSTNKINAANAEISATVTASDLDKHFDNMAKELSKQANIPGFRKGKVPVNAVKKQYGERLMQDAESQAVREALNEGLNALSVAADALIGEPQFSKFDKKEDGSIEMTIKVAMRPEIDLGDYQAHVPEVKAPKITAKAVTDRIQEIAKAQAPFVDIEEDRPVEDGDTAVIDFEGFLDGEAFEGGKAEEFPLNIGSGQFIPGFEEQIIGMKAGDEKMIDVTFPESYGSEKLAGKPAQFKVKLHKIQTKEKVRMDAKLAKQLLPGEEEPTMDMVKEQVQKQLENEERSKLFNEQLKPELLEAFVAAYSFDLPEFVVEQEMDMALNNKAREMSEEEITALREDQEKVKALRETFRDDATRSVKATFIIDALAKAEGVNVNEQEVMQTIYFEAMQTGQDPQAVYSHYQESGYLPAIQMAMVEDKVLSGLLNAKTATAEE, from the coding sequence ATGGAAATGAGCACCAACAAAATCAACGCAGCCAATGCCGAAATCAGCGCGACCGTCACTGCAAGTGACCTGGACAAGCATTTCGACAACATGGCCAAAGAGCTGAGCAAGCAAGCAAACATCCCGGGTTTCCGTAAAGGTAAAGTCCCCGTTAACGCAGTCAAGAAACAGTACGGCGAACGCCTCATGCAGGATGCCGAAAGCCAGGCGGTCCGCGAAGCCCTCAACGAAGGCCTCAATGCCCTCAGCGTCGCAGCAGATGCCCTGATCGGCGAACCGCAGTTCTCCAAGTTCGACAAGAAAGAGGACGGCAGCATCGAGATGACGATCAAAGTCGCGATGCGCCCCGAGATCGACCTCGGCGACTACCAGGCACACGTTCCGGAGGTCAAAGCACCGAAGATCACTGCCAAAGCGGTTACCGACCGTATCCAGGAGATCGCAAAAGCGCAGGCACCATTCGTTGATATCGAAGAGGACCGTCCGGTCGAAGACGGCGACACTGCCGTTATCGACTTCGAAGGTTTCCTCGACGGTGAAGCGTTCGAGGGCGGCAAAGCCGAAGAGTTCCCGCTCAACATCGGCAGCGGCCAGTTCATCCCGGGCTTTGAAGAGCAGATCATCGGTATGAAAGCGGGCGACGAAAAGATGATCGACGTCACCTTCCCGGAAAGCTACGGCAGCGAAAAACTGGCCGGCAAACCGGCACAGTTCAAAGTGAAACTGCACAAGATCCAGACCAAAGAGAAGGTCCGCATGGACGCGAAACTGGCCAAGCAGCTGCTGCCGGGCGAAGAAGAGCCGACAATGGATATGGTCAAAGAACAGGTCCAGAAGCAGCTTGAAAACGAAGAGCGCAGCAAACTCTTCAATGAACAACTCAAGCCGGAACTGCTCGAGGCATTCGTCGCTGCGTACAGCTTCGACCTGCCGGAGTTCGTCGTCGAGCAGGAGATGGACATGGCGCTGAACAACAAAGCGCGTGAAATGAGCGAAGAGGAGATCACTGCGCTGCGCGAGGACCAGGAGAAGGTCAAAGCACTCCGCGAAACCTTCCGTGACGACGCCACCCGCTCCGTCAAGGCGACCTTCATCATCGACGCCCTGGCCAAAGCCGAAGGCGTCAACGTGAACGAGCAGGAAGTGATGCAGACGATCTACTTCGAAGCGATGCAGACAGGTCAGGACCCGCAGGCAGTCTACAGCCACTACCAAGAGAGCGGCTACCTGCCGGCGATCCAGATGGCTATGGTTGAAGACAAAGTACTCAGCGGTCTGCTGAACGCCAAAACGGCCACTGCCGAAGAGTAA
- a CDS encoding DUF302 domain-containing protein, with amino-acid sequence MFKNLLALIGAVTLVAVIGGYAMFGGKVQQLDGGALPAYMKMFGNILENGDAARAMMKEWKISDEVSNDDASELIKSLAEEYNMRITGDVKMYTKEDAVAGEIKHARIFSLCSLPIAKVFLNYSRWYGGFMPCRIMLVEYGNGDRFLVAMDMTLAIHGGHPLPDDMLAMALSVKKAMEEIPERVAKGDF; translated from the coding sequence ATGTTCAAAAACCTACTGGCACTGATCGGTGCAGTGACACTGGTCGCGGTGATCGGCGGATACGCGATGTTCGGCGGAAAAGTACAGCAGCTTGACGGCGGCGCGCTTCCGGCGTATATGAAGATGTTCGGTAACATCCTGGAAAACGGCGATGCCGCCCGCGCCATGATGAAAGAGTGGAAGATCAGCGATGAGGTCAGCAACGATGACGCGTCGGAACTGATCAAGTCCCTGGCCGAAGAGTACAACATGCGCATTACCGGCGACGTCAAAATGTATACGAAAGAGGATGCGGTTGCAGGCGAAATCAAGCATGCACGTATCTTCTCGCTCTGCAGCCTTCCGATCGCGAAAGTGTTCCTGAACTACTCACGCTGGTACGGCGGATTTATGCCGTGCCGCATCATGCTCGTCGAATACGGCAACGGCGACCGCTTCCTCGTCGCCATGGACATGACGCTGGCGATTCACGGCGGCCACCCGCTCCCGGACGACATGCTTGCGATGGCGCTCTCTGTCAAAAAAGCGATGGAAGAGATTCCGGAACGTGTTGCCAAAGGCGATTTCTAA
- a CDS encoding thermonuclease family protein, whose amino-acid sequence MKLFILALLFSITLNASSIKDNNFGSVRVDEITSIYDGDTFRATIKAWPLLIGERIGIRINGVDTPEMRGKCQAEKDLARKAKQHAVSLLRNAKVVELRNMKRGKYFRIVADVYADGVSVGQSLINNSLAVQYDGGTKTKDWCK is encoded by the coding sequence ATGAAACTATTTATCTTAGCTCTACTTTTCTCCATTACTCTGAACGCATCATCTATCAAAGACAATAACTTTGGTTCCGTTCGGGTCGATGAAATTACTAGCATCTATGACGGTGACACATTTCGAGCCACGATCAAAGCATGGCCGCTGTTAATTGGCGAACGCATCGGGATCCGTATCAACGGGGTAGACACCCCTGAGATGAGAGGCAAATGCCAGGCCGAAAAAGATCTCGCCAGAAAAGCTAAACAACATGCCGTATCTTTACTTCGTAACGCGAAAGTGGTTGAGCTGCGGAACATGAAACGTGGAAAATACTTCCGAATCGTTGCAGACGTATATGCTGATGGAGTAAGTGTAGGTCAAAGCTTGATAAACAATAGTTTGGCAGTTCAATATGATGGGGGCACCAAGACTAAGGATTGGTGTAAATAA
- a CDS encoding SOS response-associated peptidase, whose amino-acid sequence MCGRIGFFDDTNWKDALQASHIQYRDDIGTLRPSYNIAPTQLMATLMNTGVYAYTHFGLIPHWAKDAKFQPINARAESVTQKSTFKGPIRYKRCLVPVNGFYEWQRTDTGKVPYWITSSESSLIALAGIYDEWLGPDGIVIGTAVITTVPNDVMRPIHDRMPVILQQDDWRFWLDPKVTEPDALQPMLVPYGPALMVTKVSTYVNSPEHNDPKCISPSLYK is encoded by the coding sequence ATGTGTGGACGTATTGGTTTTTTTGACGATACCAATTGGAAGGATGCTCTTCAAGCGAGCCATATTCAATACAGAGACGATATTGGGACGCTTCGGCCCAGCTACAATATAGCTCCGACACAGCTGATGGCAACACTTATGAATACTGGAGTGTACGCATATACTCATTTTGGGTTGATCCCCCACTGGGCCAAGGACGCTAAGTTTCAGCCCATCAATGCCCGAGCCGAAAGTGTAACGCAGAAGTCTACATTCAAAGGGCCTATCCGGTACAAGAGATGCTTGGTTCCCGTAAATGGTTTTTACGAATGGCAGCGAACAGATACGGGGAAGGTGCCATACTGGATAACTTCAAGTGAGTCCAGTCTCATTGCCCTGGCTGGTATCTATGATGAATGGCTTGGTCCAGATGGTATAGTCATAGGAACTGCTGTTATCACCACTGTTCCTAATGACGTTATGAGGCCTATCCATGACCGAATGCCAGTGATTTTGCAGCAAGATGATTGGCGGTTCTGGCTTGATCCAAAAGTGACCGAACCTGATGCACTACAGCCAATGCTCGTGCCGTACGGTCCAGCTCTGATGGTGACTAAGGTGTCTACATATGTTAATTCACCAGAGCACAATGACCCAAAATGTATTAGTCCATCATTGTATAAATGA
- a CDS encoding PhoH family protein: MSPTQKYYLLDTSVILDDPANILRISENNKNIVAITNTVLAELNNKKDDMRSDAGFRAREFFRLADYEVGQTLRFDELPEPLRRSRETAPNNSDCYYRLTLPFAPDLNPEAGGETNVELLIIYREEYRIAKSYSEPKGFNDAKIAEIAADYHLKLVTNDISFKIAAEVQGIEAQSLRNASVERPDAIEFAHTVTYHEEPELGTEADFRNFEQFSFIQEATSEGHNEIYETGLQRYAVIYNGHLEWCDFDKRFGEYFDETLIRPINLEQKFYYTILTHPQNHLTVVAGSTGSGKTLMALQAGLEMVKEGIVEGIVYARNTVTASDPQAELGFRKGDEHEKLGYFMYPLYSAINYTIEHQNKHSIESQVEFTGNTNSTKRENATELFMAKYNIEVMDIAHMRGTTISRKFVIIDEAQNMTNATMKLIGTRMGDETRLVVMGDPHQIDHPFLSKRRNALVTMLNKAQHSDFLAGIQLRHTIRSEVANWFDKNL; encoded by the coding sequence ATGAGTCCCACACAAAAATACTACCTCCTCGACACCTCGGTGATCCTCGACGATCCGGCCAATATCCTCCGCATTTCCGAAAACAACAAGAACATTGTCGCCATCACCAACACGGTGCTTGCCGAACTCAACAACAAAAAAGACGACATGCGTTCGGATGCCGGGTTCCGTGCCCGGGAGTTCTTCCGGCTCGCCGACTACGAGGTCGGGCAGACGCTGCGCTTCGACGAACTCCCCGAACCGCTGCGCCGCTCCCGCGAAACGGCCCCCAACAACAGCGACTGCTACTACCGGCTCACCCTCCCCTTTGCGCCGGACCTCAACCCCGAAGCGGGCGGCGAAACGAACGTCGAACTGCTGATCATCTACCGCGAAGAGTACCGGATTGCCAAATCCTACTCCGAACCCAAGGGCTTCAACGACGCGAAGATCGCGGAGATCGCCGCGGACTACCACCTCAAGCTCGTCACGAACGACATCTCGTTCAAAATCGCGGCCGAGGTGCAGGGGATCGAAGCGCAGAGCCTGCGCAACGCCAGCGTCGAGCGTCCCGACGCCATCGAATTCGCGCACACCGTCACTTACCACGAAGAGCCCGAACTGGGGACGGAGGCCGATTTCCGCAACTTCGAGCAGTTCAGCTTTATCCAGGAGGCGACGAGCGAAGGGCACAACGAGATCTACGAAACCGGGCTGCAGCGCTACGCCGTCATCTACAACGGCCACCTGGAGTGGTGCGACTTCGACAAGCGCTTCGGAGAGTATTTCGACGAAACCCTCATCCGCCCCATCAACCTGGAGCAGAAGTTCTACTACACCATTCTCACCCACCCGCAGAACCACCTGACCGTCGTCGCCGGCTCCACCGGTTCGGGCAAAACCCTGATGGCACTGCAGGCGGGACTGGAGATGGTCAAAGAGGGGATCGTCGAGGGGATCGTCTACGCGCGCAACACCGTGACCGCCTCCGACCCGCAGGCGGAGCTGGGCTTCCGTAAAGGGGACGAGCACGAGAAACTCGGCTACTTCATGTACCCGCTCTACTCCGCCATCAACTACACGATCGAACACCAGAACAAGCACTCCATCGAATCCCAGGTGGAGTTTACGGGCAATACGAACTCTACCAAGCGCGAAAATGCGACGGAGCTCTTTATGGCCAAGTACAATATCGAGGTCATGGATATCGCCCACATGCGCGGGACGACGATCTCACGCAAGTTCGTCATCATCGACGAGGCGCAGAACATGACCAACGCGACGATGAAACTGATCGGGACGCGGATGGGCGACGAGACCCGCCTCGTGGTCATGGGCGACCCGCACCAGATCGACCACCCCTTCCTCTCCAAGCGCCGCAACGCCCTCGTGACGATGCTCAACAAGGCCCAGCACAGCGATTTCCTCGCCGGCATCCAGCTGCGCCACACCATCCGTTCGGAAGTCGCGAACTGGTTCGACAAAAACCTCTAA
- a CDS encoding HipA N-terminal domain-containing protein, which produces MQKGNVFRNGILAGEISKDSSGLYRFIYSPEYLNRDDALSISVRLPLREEAYESEYLFPFFSNMLCEGVLKELQCQKFGIDENDLFTRLLKTTSGDVIGAVTVEEVIEDGSSRHK; this is translated from the coding sequence ATGCAAAAAGGCAATGTTTTTCGTAATGGCATTCTTGCTGGCGAGATCTCAAAGGACAGTAGCGGCCTCTATCGCTTCATATACAGTCCTGAATATCTAAATAGAGACGATGCGTTATCCATTTCGGTCAGACTCCCGTTAAGAGAGGAGGCCTATGAATCCGAGTACCTTTTCCCATTCTTCTCGAATATGCTCTGCGAAGGTGTGCTCAAAGAGTTGCAGTGCCAAAAGTTTGGTATTGATGAAAATGACCTCTTTACACGATTGCTGAAAACCACTTCGGGGGACGTCATAGGTGCTGTTACCGTTGAGGAGGTGATTGAGGATGGCTCTTCAAGACACAAATAG